A stretch of Cydia splendana chromosome 7, ilCydSple1.2, whole genome shotgun sequence DNA encodes these proteins:
- the LOC134792016 gene encoding L-aminoadipate-semialdehyde dehydrogenase-phosphopantetheinyl transferase, translating to MLNYMVHKLTKNNLRTTLIFAQQHCPYFKPKMADFNVRWAFNIKTWTPTYNEILSASSYVQPEEKERLDRFVYQDDVKSSLIGRLMMRKFVHISTGIPYNEVKFSRDERGKPYLVGAGDIPVNFNVSHQGDYSVLAGHKERNIGIDIMKIEPPANKNVPEFFRLMTRQFSTHEWRTIKDYPTEKEQLKCFYRHWCLKEAYVKNIGVGLTIALNKITFVINTYDMSVGNIVTDTQLYVNDVLKRDWKIEETLLDDTHGVAVAIQIPKDTTIEPVAFSYLNFEELVKEARALHPPDATFANSFLKKQMKPF from the exons ATGCTAAATTATATG GTCCACAAATTAACTAAGAACAATTTAAGGACCACATTGATTTTTGCACAACAACATTGCCCTTATTTCAAGCCAAAGATGGCAGACTTTAATGTAAGATGGGCATTTAACATTAAAACCTGGACACCCACTTACAATGAAATATTATCAGCTTCAAGCTATGTACAGCCAGAAGAGAAAGAGAGATTAGACAGATTTGTATATCAAGATGATGTAAAATCATCACTTATTGGGAGACTCATGATGCGGAAATTTGTCCACATATCTACTGGCATTCCTTATAATGAAGTTAAATTCTCTAGGGATGAACGTGGAAAGCCATACTTAGTTGGTGCAGGAGATATTCCCGTTAACTTCAATGTTTCTCATCAGGGAGATTATTCCGTCCTAGCCGGACATAAGGAGCGCAATATTGGGATAGACATAATGAAGATAGAGCCTCCTGCAAACAAGAATGTTCCGGAATTCTTCAGACTCATGACAAGACAGTTTTCTACTCATGAATGGAGGACTATAAAAGACTATCCCACAGAAAAGGAACAGTTGAAATGCTTTTACCGACACTGGTGCTTGAAAGAAGCTTATGTTAAGAACATAGGTGTTGGATTGACGATTGCTCTTAACAAAATCACATTTGTGATTAATACTTATGATATGTCCGTTGGAAATATTGTGACCGACACACAACTGTATGTTAATGATGTTCTGAAACGTGATTGGAAGATTGAAGAGACGCTTTTAGATGACACACATGGTGTGGCTGTAGCTATACAGATTCCTAAAGACACTACTATAGAACCAGTGGCTTTTTCCTATTTGAATTTCGAAGAATTGGTTAAAGAAGCGCGAGCATTACATCCTCCGGATGCAACTTTTGCAAATAGTTTTCTAAAGAAACAAATGAAACCTTTTTAG